GTTCCGTGGGTTGGAAGCAGCCTGGACCGGCGTGCAAACTCCGGAAGAAGCCGTGGCCGAGGTCGAGACGCAGATGCGTGCCACCATTGGCGACGACCTGATCGTTCGCTGATCTAAACCCATCGGGCAAGGCGCAAACCTGCGCCTTGCCCAACAAGGCCTGCCATTCGACACGCGCCTGCCAAACCACTCCACCTAATCCAGGGGACCAAGCGACATGACCTCTCGTGCTTTGGGGATCGGCTTTCTTGCACCTGCACTGATTGCCGTGTTCATCTTCTTCCTGCTGCCGGTCTTGCTGACTGTGGTGTTCGCGTTCACCAATATGTCGACCTCGACCGGGATCATGGGTGGGGACTACCGGATCAATACCGACCAGCTGCGCAGCCTACCCGAGGCCGGGATCAGCGCGCCATCGGTCGAGAAACTTGAATCCGCCGGGTTTCAGATCACCGAGGCGGGTCTGACTGCACTGGCCGACCAATTCAGCGACGATGCAGCGGACGAGCTGCGCGACGATCATATGGACGCGACTTTCGGCTCGCGCCGCGAGCTAGAGCGCTTGCTAAAAGACCTCGACGACCCGATCCGCCGCACCCGCGACCGCAAAGCCGCCGCCGATCTGTTCGCGGTCACCATCGTCGGCGAACGCTATCCCGACGAGGTCGCATTTCGCGAAGCTCTGACCTCAACCGGGATCGACGCTGCTGACCATGATGCCCTGACCGGTGTCGCCTATACAGGCTGGGGTTGGACGAACGACAACTTCAAACTGCTGCTCGAATTGCCATCGACACTGCGATTTGCTTTGAACACGGCGTTTTACGTCGTCTGCACGCTGGCGTTCAACATCCTGTTCGGTCTGTTCCTGGCAATCTCGACCTTTTATCTGCCGGGCAAACTGGCCAATACATTCCGCGCGATCTGGTTCCTGCCGCGCATCCTGCCGC
The sequence above is drawn from the Rhodobacteraceae bacterium IMCC1335 genome and encodes:
- a CDS encoding ABC transporter permease subunit, whose amino-acid sequence is MTSRALGIGFLAPALIAVFIFFLLPVLLTVVFAFTNMSTSTGIMGGDYRINTDQLRSLPEAGISAPSVEKLESAGFQITEAGLTALADQFSDDAADELRDDHMDATFGSRRELERLLKDLDDPIRRTRDRKAAADLFAVTIVGERYPDEVAFREALTSTGIDAADHDALTGVAYTGWGWTNDNFKLLLELPSTLRFALNTAFYVVCTLAFNILFGLFLAISTFYLPGKLANTFRAIWFLPRILPPVLYVLMWNWFTWDTGFLSTVTGWFGVPPQNWMMQTTGHAWTVVVLINGFVGASLGMILFSSAIKAIPTSMLYASEVDGANRWQQVRHIILPQMRWPILFMTSYQTLSLLTSFEYILLATDGGPGRGTEVWALAAFHTALNNYGGNLQYGLGAAYALVLVFIGIALSALYLRLFNFKDLLAKPRIEQ